A genomic window from Erythrobacter sp. BLCC-B19 includes:
- a CDS encoding TonB-dependent receptor domain-containing protein, with protein sequence MTLLGAATFALAVPLAAQEADAPPPTPPASTETYPRAFFDRFYPQTALELLQRVPGFSLDAGAELRGFAGAAGNVLVDGERPTIKSGGLEDFLRRIPANAVDRIEVTRGAQRAGETAGQGLVANIIRKPQSFAGTWSGELERNPAGLVYPRGEVSFTMPLGAWTTTTKLNAFWEQFTFDNIDRIRRDAGGALLVFEEETLPSTLRDAFFATEAKRLLAGGTLTLNARFGNSRYYQETGRDGFLGRAPDGGAADRRTDIRFDSEFWQGELSADWTGGVSQGWVMKLLALGSFQDSEVGSANVVAQPPGSVPVINRFASDSLPIEVLTRATIGKLEGRIRPEFGFEAAYNRLDSRIALEVEDALGVRPVILPASDVTVAEWRGEAFGNLVWALAPRWTLEAGIAAELSQITVTGDASGRNDFFFLKPSLALTFQASDALQLRAALRRTVGQLDFNDFAASANAEDDRFLAGNPDLGPDQVWRASLTGDVRLPGGYALNVQAFHEWRTDVLEQVVLPSGVPGLANAGSARVWGVESEAALPLSRFLKGGLLEISADFRDAAFADPITGQSRVVTDLTNPEISIDFRQDLTEARFAWGARYEPESRTTSFFANEEIIDRRGRRLTAFVETTRFLDVKMQIEVRNIGHTRFPRDRLLFAPDRSGALIGTKALVRDRGEFVKFTITDQF encoded by the coding sequence TTGACACTTTTGGGGGCTGCCACCTTCGCGCTGGCCGTCCCGCTGGCCGCGCAGGAGGCTGACGCGCCCCCACCCACGCCGCCCGCGTCGACCGAGACCTACCCGCGCGCCTTCTTTGACCGCTTCTACCCCCAGACAGCGCTCGAATTGCTCCAGCGTGTGCCCGGCTTCAGCCTCGATGCGGGAGCCGAATTGCGCGGCTTTGCCGGCGCGGCGGGCAATGTGCTGGTCGATGGCGAACGGCCCACGATCAAATCGGGCGGGCTGGAGGATTTCCTGCGCCGCATTCCCGCCAATGCGGTCGATCGGATCGAGGTCACCCGCGGCGCCCAGCGCGCCGGAGAGACCGCAGGGCAGGGTCTCGTCGCCAATATCATCCGCAAGCCGCAGAGTTTTGCAGGCACATGGTCGGGCGAGCTCGAACGCAATCCCGCTGGTCTCGTCTATCCGCGCGGCGAGGTGTCCTTCACCATGCCGCTGGGCGCCTGGACGACCACCACCAAGCTCAATGCCTTCTGGGAACAGTTCACCTTCGACAATATCGACCGCATCCGCCGCGATGCGGGCGGCGCGTTGCTGGTGTTCGAGGAGGAGACCCTGCCTTCCACCCTGCGCGATGCCTTTTTTGCCACCGAGGCCAAGCGCTTGCTCGCCGGAGGAACGCTGACCCTCAACGCCCGGTTCGGCAACAGCCGCTACTATCAGGAAACGGGACGCGACGGCTTTCTCGGGCGCGCGCCCGATGGCGGCGCGGCCGATCGCCGCACCGACATCCGCTTCGATTCCGAGTTCTGGCAGGGCGAACTCAGCGCCGACTGGACGGGCGGGGTTTCGCAAGGCTGGGTGATGAAGCTGCTGGCGCTCGGCTCGTTTCAGGACAGCGAGGTCGGCTCTGCCAATGTCGTTGCCCAGCCGCCCGGCAGCGTGCCGGTGATCAACCGTTTCGCTTCGGACAGCCTGCCGATCGAAGTTCTCACCCGCGCCACGATCGGCAAGCTGGAGGGCAGGATCCGTCCGGAGTTTGGGTTTGAGGCCGCCTATAACCGGCTCGACTCGCGCATCGCATTGGAAGTCGAGGACGCGCTCGGCGTCAGGCCGGTCATTCTGCCGGCATCGGACGTGACGGTCGCCGAATGGCGCGGTGAGGCTTTCGGCAATCTCGTCTGGGCGCTTGCCCCGCGCTGGACGCTCGAAGCGGGCATCGCGGCCGAGTTGTCGCAGATCACCGTGACCGGCGATGCGTCCGGGCGAAATGACTTTTTCTTCCTCAAGCCTTCCCTCGCGCTGACGTTTCAGGCCTCCGACGCGTTGCAACTGCGTGCCGCGCTGCGCCGCACGGTGGGCCAGCTCGACTTCAACGATTTCGCCGCGTCAGCCAATGCCGAGGATGATCGCTTTCTGGCCGGCAATCCCGATCTCGGCCCCGACCAGGTCTGGCGGGCGAGCCTGACCGGCGATGTGCGGCTGCCCGGCGGCTATGCCCTCAACGTGCAGGCCTTCCACGAGTGGCGCACGGATGTGCTCGAACAGGTTGTCCTGCCCAGCGGGGTGCCCGGCCTTGCCAATGCGGGCAGCGCACGGGTCTGGGGTGTCGAGAGCGAGGCCGCGCTGCCGCTCTCGCGCTTTCTCAAGGGCGGCTTGCTCGAGATTTCAGCCGATTTCCGCGATGCCGCCTTTGCCGATCCGATCACCGGGCAATCCCGTGTCGTGACCGATCTCACCAATCCCGAAATCAGCATCGATTTCCGGCAGGATCTGACCGAAGCGCGCTTCGCCTGGGGGGCGCGCTACGAGCCGGAATCGCGCACCACGAGCTTCTTTGCCAACGAGGAAATCATCGACCGGCGCGGACGGCGCTTGACCGCCTTTGTCGAAACCACGCGGTTTTTGGACGTGAAGATGCAGATCGAGGTGCGCAACATCGGTCATACCCGTTTCCCGCGCGACCGCCTGCTGTTTGCGCCTGACCGCAGCGGCGCCTTGATCGGCACCAAAGCGCTTGTGCGGGATCGCGGCGAGTTCGTGAAGTTCACGATCACGGATCAGTTCTAG
- a CDS encoding penicillin acylase family protein has product MRKAIWAAAAAGMVLAPASAAMAGKRYEATITRTTYGIPHIEARTWRGVGYGVAYAYAEDNLCLLAEEFATVAGERSLHFGPEAKAVLGFEEVDNLSSDVFFRGVIDLPALREGAKALPQRVRDLMDGYAAGYNRFLKDAGAEGIPAECRGKAWVRPITGDDMLRLNEKQMLLASSLNLAAAIANAAPPGSPAPKVAISLPQRGELGIGSNGWAFGSEATADGGGMVIGNPHFPWKGPSRFWQMHVKGPDGYEVMGVGLAGTPMPTLGFNRDVAWTHTVTDAQHFTLYQLTLDPADPTRYMVDGTSEAMKAQTVTVPMPDGAPAVTRQLFATRWGPVFVIPGRGITWNTANAFTLKDANRGNQRGIDTWLRIGAAKNVGEVKAAVSETLGIPWVNTIAADRYGDALHADVTAVPNVTAEKVKACATPISGLFAEFAILLDGSKAACDWDVAAGTPVPGLMPASDQAATVVKSWLTNSNDSYWISNPALPHRQLSPILGDYGTARSLRTRSNFIETTALLAGGKVDHARAKAHAFANKSLAADLAVEPVLKLCASAVILPQTTGLGCSVLDRWDRRFEADSRGAALFRAFWPKVARLPGLWAVPFDPADPVNTPRGLVTEGDKGDKLLAALGEAFEELEKAGIAPDAPWGEVQRVMAGNEAIPIHGGPGTLGILNMQESVPSGSGLTPRHGTSYIQIVSFDEAGPVADAILSYSQSTNPASPHAADQTRAYAAKQWHRLPWHRAAITAAAIGKPKRIWE; this is encoded by the coding sequence ATGCGCAAGGCAATCTGGGCGGCGGCGGCAGCCGGGATGGTGCTGGCTCCGGCAAGCGCGGCCATGGCGGGCAAGCGCTATGAAGCGACCATCACCCGCACCACTTACGGCATCCCCCATATCGAAGCGCGCACCTGGCGCGGGGTGGGTTACGGGGTCGCCTATGCCTATGCCGAGGACAACCTGTGCCTTCTGGCCGAGGAATTCGCGACCGTGGCGGGCGAGCGTTCGCTCCATTTCGGCCCTGAGGCCAAGGCGGTGCTGGGCTTCGAGGAGGTCGACAACCTGTCGTCGGATGTGTTCTTCCGCGGCGTGATCGATCTGCCGGCCCTGCGCGAAGGGGCCAAGGCCTTGCCCCAGCGCGTGCGCGATCTGATGGATGGCTATGCGGCAGGCTACAACCGCTTCCTCAAGGATGCAGGCGCCGAGGGCATCCCCGCCGAATGTCGCGGCAAGGCCTGGGTTCGCCCGATCACCGGCGATGATATGCTGCGGCTCAACGAAAAGCAGATGCTGCTGGCAAGCTCGCTCAATCTCGCCGCCGCGATCGCCAACGCCGCCCCTCCCGGCTCGCCCGCGCCCAAGGTCGCGATCAGCCTGCCGCAACGCGGCGAGCTTGGCATTGGCAGCAATGGCTGGGCCTTCGGCAGCGAGGCGACCGCTGACGGGGGCGGCATGGTGATCGGCAATCCGCACTTCCCGTGGAAGGGGCCGAGCCGGTTCTGGCAGATGCACGTGAAAGGCCCGGACGGTTATGAAGTGATGGGCGTGGGCCTGGCCGGCACGCCGATGCCGACGCTCGGCTTCAACCGGGATGTCGCATGGACGCACACTGTCACCGATGCGCAGCACTTCACGCTCTACCAGCTGACGCTCGATCCGGCCGATCCCACCCGCTACATGGTCGACGGCACCTCCGAGGCGATGAAAGCCCAGACCGTCACCGTGCCGATGCCCGATGGCGCGCCTGCCGTGACCCGGCAGCTGTTTGCGACCCGCTGGGGGCCGGTGTTCGTCATTCCGGGGCGCGGGATTACCTGGAACACCGCCAATGCCTTCACCCTCAAGGATGCCAACCGCGGCAACCAGCGCGGGATCGATACCTGGCTGCGCATCGGTGCGGCGAAGAATGTCGGCGAGGTCAAGGCCGCCGTCAGCGAGACGCTCGGCATTCCGTGGGTCAACACCATCGCCGCTGACCGCTACGGCGACGCGCTCCACGCCGATGTGACCGCGGTGCCCAATGTCACTGCCGAGAAGGTCAAGGCCTGCGCGACGCCGATCTCCGGCCTGTTCGCCGAGTTTGCGATCCTGCTCGATGGCAGCAAGGCGGCCTGCGATTGGGATGTGGCCGCAGGCACCCCGGTGCCGGGGCTGATGCCCGCGAGCGATCAGGCAGCGACCGTGGTGAAGAGCTGGCTCACCAATTCGAACGATAGCTACTGGATCAGCAACCCCGCCCTGCCCCATCGCCAGCTGTCCCCGATCCTCGGCGATTATGGCACCGCGCGATCCTTGCGCACCCGGTCGAACTTCATCGAGACCACCGCGCTGCTGGCGGGCGGCAAGGTCGATCACGCCCGCGCCAAGGCCCATGCCTTCGCCAACAAGAGCCTTGCCGCCGATCTGGCCGTGGAGCCGGTCCTCAAGCTGTGCGCCAGTGCGGTGATCCTGCCGCAGACGACCGGGCTGGGCTGTTCGGTGCTGGACCGCTGGGACCGCCGCTTCGAGGCGGACAGCCGCGGCGCGGCGCTGTTCCGCGCCTTCTGGCCCAAGGTCGCGCGCCTGCCCGGCCTGTGGGCGGTGCCCTTCGATCCGGCCGATCCGGTGAACACCCCGCGCGGTCTCGTCACCGAAGGGGACAAGGGCGACAAGCTGCTCGCAGCCCTCGGCGAAGCTTTCGAGGAGCTCGAAAAGGCCGGCATCGCGCCCGATGCCCCGTGGGGTGAGGTGCAGCGGGTGATGGCGGGCAACGAAGCAATCCCGATCCACGGCGGCCCCGGCACGCTCGGCATTCTCAATATGCAGGAATCCGTGCCCAGCGGCAGCGGCCTCACCCCGCGCCACGGGACGAGCTATATCCAGATCGTCAGCTTCGATGAGGCCGGGCCGGTGGCGGACGCGATCCTGAGCTACAGCCAGTCCACCAACCCCGCCTCGCCCCATGCCGCCGATCAGACCCGGGCCTATGCGGCCAAGCAGTGGCACCGCCTGCCCTGGCACCGCGCCGCCATCACGGCTGCGGCGATCGGCAAACCGAAGCGGATCTGGGAGTAA
- a CDS encoding TorF family putative porin, which yields MFIRFASAASAVAFAACVATPAFAAEADAVTTSAADETEITVTTEEPAAGTRAIAPIDLATANGQEEEETPAITVSGSATLTSDYRFRGVSQSDEGMAVQGGFTLSHSSGFYVGTWGSNLAGWGTFGGANMELDIYAGYKLPVGEGTLDLGGTWFMYPSGADTTDFVELYAKLSGTAGPIGLTATVAYAPSQEALGNAFPVGRPPNPGDKEDNLYLAGDAVYAIADSPITLKAHIGYSDGNPGLGPNGTSIAPTGTYLDWSLGADIVPISGLTLSVAYVDTDISEAEANRIRPNFATLAGDSISDATVVFSITASF from the coding sequence ATGTTCATTCGTTTCGCATCGGCTGCCTCGGCTGTCGCTTTTGCCGCTTGTGTTGCAACGCCCGCCTTCGCGGCAGAGGCTGACGCAGTCACCACCAGCGCGGCTGATGAAACCGAAATCACCGTCACCACCGAAGAACCCGCCGCCGGGACGCGCGCGATCGCGCCGATCGATCTTGCCACCGCCAATGGTCAGGAAGAAGAAGAGACCCCGGCGATCACCGTTTCGGGCTCGGCCACGCTGACCTCGGACTACCGCTTCCGCGGCGTGTCGCAGTCGGATGAAGGCATGGCGGTGCAGGGCGGCTTCACGCTGTCGCATTCGAGCGGCTTCTATGTCGGCACCTGGGGTTCGAACCTCGCCGGCTGGGGCACCTTCGGCGGCGCCAACATGGAGCTCGACATCTACGCCGGCTACAAGCTGCCGGTGGGCGAAGGCACGCTCGATCTGGGCGGCACCTGGTTCATGTATCCGAGCGGCGCCGACACCACCGACTTCGTCGAGCTTTACGCCAAGCTTTCGGGCACGGCCGGCCCGATCGGCCTGACCGCGACGGTCGCCTATGCGCCCTCGCAGGAAGCGCTGGGCAATGCCTTCCCGGTCGGCCGTCCGCCCAATCCGGGCGACAAGGAAGACAACCTCTACCTCGCCGGTGACGCGGTCTATGCCATCGCCGATTCGCCGATCACGCTGAAGGCCCACATCGGCTATTCGGACGGCAACCCCGGCCTTGGCCCCAACGGCACCAGCATTGCGCCGACCGGCACCTATCTCGACTGGTCGCTGGGCGCGGACATCGTGCCGATTTCGGGCCTGACCCTCTCGGTCGCCTATGTCGACACCGACATCTCGGAAGCCGAAGCCAACCGCATCCGCCCGAACTTCGCCACGCTGGCGGGCGATTCGATCTCGGATGCGACCGTGGTGTTCTCGATCACTGCCTCGTTCTGA
- a CDS encoding DUF6733 family protein has translation MTVRFACAVSALGLTCAMSAPAVAQGPEAAAVESAASAIIVTGADQAGTPGSADFDLARAAAPAAPISIGAGEGVVSSVAISAAAATTAAQDTPAPRDERFSVVLNQDAFFGFYPTFNGLIPVSENVDLSFYGIMWTTDAFGTGLGSDLWTEFGIGANFILNDGKLQIKPQVGLTNGALLSGGVVNNAGNPTGTGGNFADGIVPSLTINYADDSFEAEYYGGYYAALRNRNENAALDFLHTWVNAGYKFSSNFSAGAHYELLSNTRNTFPGGGTAVVYQWLGPYVQFSLKKGFFARFTAGADIEEGGDGDFYKLAVGMSF, from the coding sequence ATGACAGTTCGTTTTGCTTGCGCCGTCTCGGCGCTGGGCCTGACCTGTGCCATGTCGGCCCCGGCGGTTGCGCAAGGGCCGGAAGCTGCTGCGGTCGAATCCGCCGCGAGCGCGATCATCGTCACCGGCGCCGATCAGGCCGGCACGCCAGGCAGTGCCGACTTCGATCTGGCCCGCGCAGCCGCACCCGCGGCGCCGATCAGCATTGGCGCGGGCGAAGGCGTTGTCTCCAGCGTCGCGATCAGCGCCGCCGCTGCGACCACCGCCGCACAAGACACCCCCGCCCCGCGTGACGAGCGCTTCAGCGTGGTGCTGAACCAGGACGCCTTCTTCGGCTTCTACCCGACCTTCAACGGGTTGATCCCGGTCAGCGAGAATGTCGATCTCAGCTTCTACGGCATCATGTGGACCACCGACGCCTTCGGCACCGGCCTTGGCAGCGACCTGTGGACCGAGTTCGGCATCGGCGCCAACTTCATCCTCAATGACGGCAAGCTCCAGATCAAGCCGCAGGTCGGCCTCACCAACGGTGCGCTGTTGTCGGGCGGGGTGGTCAACAATGCCGGCAATCCGACCGGCACCGGCGGCAACTTTGCCGACGGCATCGTGCCGAGCCTGACGATCAACTATGCCGACGACAGCTTCGAGGCCGAATATTACGGCGGCTATTACGCCGCGCTGCGCAACCGCAACGAGAACGCCGCGCTCGACTTCCTGCACACCTGGGTCAATGCCGGGTACAAGTTTTCAAGCAACTTCTCGGCAGGGGCGCATTACGAATTGCTGAGCAACACCCGCAACACCTTCCCCGGTGGCGGCACCGCGGTCGTGTACCAGTGGCTTGGCCCCTATGTGCAGTTCTCGCTGAAGAAGGGCTTCTTCGCCCGCTTCACCGCCGGGGCCGACATCGAGGAAGGCGGCGACGGCGATTTCTACAAGCTGGCGGTCGGGATGTCGTTCTGA
- a CDS encoding NAD(P)-dependent alcohol dehydrogenase, with protein MATQTNEYPTRAYGATAPDSGVGPMQITRRGLRHDDVLIEITHCGICHSDLHSARNDWGGTVYPIVPGHEIVGIVSAVGEGVTRHKVGDRVAIGCMVDSCMECRHCEADLEQYCLSGGMTGTYNGKDRRDGTPTYGGYSERIVAREEFVLKVPDSLPLAEAAPLLCAGITTYSPLRTWKVGPGSKVAVAGLGGLGHMGVKLAAAMGADVTVLSRSESKRADAEKLGAHAFLNTSDKDAMRAARGNFDMVLNTIPVRHDVTPYLHLLRIDGVQVLVGMIDMMPEMHSGVLLGRKVLTGSGIGGLAETQEMLDFCAEHGILPDIEMIAMQDIAAAYDRMEASDIKYRFVIDMASLRES; from the coding sequence ATGGCTACGCAGACCAACGAATACCCCACCCGGGCCTATGGCGCGACCGCGCCCGACAGCGGGGTCGGGCCAATGCAGATCACCCGTCGGGGCTTGCGCCATGATGACGTGCTGATCGAGATCACCCACTGCGGCATCTGCCATTCCGATCTGCACAGCGCCCGCAACGACTGGGGCGGGACGGTCTATCCGATCGTGCCGGGCCACGAGATCGTCGGCATCGTCAGCGCGGTCGGCGAGGGTGTCACTCGCCACAAGGTCGGCGACCGGGTGGCGATCGGCTGCATGGTCGATTCGTGCATGGAATGCCGCCACTGCGAGGCCGATCTCGAACAATATTGCCTGTCAGGCGGGATGACCGGCACCTATAACGGCAAGGATCGGCGCGACGGCACGCCCACCTATGGCGGCTATTCCGAAAGGATCGTCGCGCGCGAGGAATTCGTGCTCAAGGTGCCTGACAGCCTGCCGCTGGCCGAGGCCGCGCCGCTGCTGTGCGCAGGCATCACCACCTACTCGCCGCTTCGCACCTGGAAGGTCGGCCCGGGCAGCAAGGTCGCGGTCGCAGGGCTCGGCGGCCTCGGGCACATGGGGGTCAAGCTGGCCGCCGCCATGGGCGCGGACGTGACCGTGCTCTCGCGCAGTGAAAGCAAGCGGGCCGACGCCGAAAAGCTCGGCGCCCACGCCTTCCTCAACACCTCCGACAAGGACGCGATGCGCGCGGCGCGCGGCAACTTCGACATGGTGCTCAACACCATTCCGGTGCGCCACGATGTCACGCCCTATCTGCACCTGCTCAGGATCGACGGGGTGCAGGTGCTGGTCGGCATGATCGACATGATGCCCGAGATGCACAGCGGCGTGCTGCTGGGCCGCAAGGTGCTGACCGGCAGCGGGATCGGCGGGCTCGCGGAGACGCAGGAAATGCTCGATTTCTGCGCCGAGCACGGGATCCTGCCCGACATCGAGATGATCGCGATGCAGGATATCGCGGCTGCCTATGACCGCATGGAAGCGAGCGACATCAAATATCGCTTCGTGATCGACATGGCGAGCCTGCGTGAGAGCTGA
- a CDS encoding SDR family oxidoreductase, producing the protein MKIEAGMAAVVTGGASGLGKASAAAFAAAGMKVAIFDINDEAGEAHAAAIGGTFHHVDIMDEASVEAGFAAARAAHGQERVTLHCAMASRRGKTLGWDKESGQYKRLSTEDYAFGAEGILVASYRVASISALGMANADPLNDDGERGAIILTASVAAQDGQIGQVIYGSCKAGVNGLVLPMARDLMDLGIRVNSVMPGIFATPLMLGMKDRNPPMWAQLNASVPFPKRLGEPEEFASLVLEIARNSYINGHQFRLDGAIRMPPK; encoded by the coding sequence ATGAAGATCGAGGCGGGCATGGCCGCGGTGGTAACCGGCGGCGCGAGCGGCTTGGGCAAGGCGAGCGCGGCGGCCTTTGCCGCAGCGGGCATGAAGGTCGCCATCTTCGACATCAATGACGAGGCGGGCGAGGCTCATGCCGCAGCGATCGGCGGCACCTTCCACCATGTCGACATCATGGACGAGGCCAGCGTCGAGGCTGGCTTTGCCGCCGCCCGCGCCGCCCACGGGCAGGAGCGCGTGACGCTTCACTGCGCGATGGCGAGCCGCCGCGGCAAGACGCTGGGCTGGGACAAGGAGAGTGGCCAGTACAAGCGTCTTTCCACCGAGGACTATGCCTTCGGCGCAGAAGGCATCCTCGTCGCCAGCTACCGCGTCGCCAGCATTTCGGCGCTGGGGATGGCCAATGCCGACCCGCTCAATGACGATGGCGAGCGCGGCGCGATCATCCTCACCGCCAGCGTTGCCGCGCAGGACGGGCAGATCGGGCAGGTGATCTATGGCAGCTGCAAGGCCGGGGTGAACGGCCTCGTCCTGCCGATGGCGCGCGATCTGATGGACTTAGGGATTCGCGTGAATTCGGTCATGCCGGGCATCTTCGCGACCCCGCTGATGCTCGGGATGAAGGACCGCAACCCCCCGATGTGGGCGCAATTGAACGCCTCCGTCCCCTTCCCCAAGCGCCTCGGCGAGCCGGAGGAATTCGCTTCGCTGGTGCTGGAGATCGCGCGCAACAGCTACATCAACGGCCACCAGTTCCGCCTCGACGGCGCGATCCGGATGCCGCCGAAGTAA
- a CDS encoding TonB-dependent receptor plug domain-containing protein, with the protein MLRTQLFIGSALAALATAPAFATETADPQAAAATTAAVQSGGAIAETDESEDDKVQSAKEIVVQGSIGFRNRSDTAEPVLVYDEEYFQRFEPLTAGDALKRVPGVTFLSDVIESDGARLRGLDPGYTQVLINGERVPGGQADRSFFLDRIPAELIEQVEIVRSSSARRTGDAVAGSLNIKLRDGFALDGGYLRAGGLFFDDGEVKPSGGFYYGGALAGGRVLVGANIQGRYNPKEKSSLRYGDSPENNPNFATDGFDNREDQTDVRDGTDYAFNASWGIETDSTEFEILGNFVRTERTESERSFEYNDPAAINGPVRATPAGNLLTDNVNVNDITTESWALVGKLDQDWGFTDTKLRVGFSRFTDLQDEFEYEVDFDRTLPRFTGDLILQDTTDEEFFVNLEQEFDLGEDLEFAIGGFLQNKDRDFLLQEVRSRFNLTAANRQGYDQFSRTPAEFVPNPFPALGISSNNTIEEDRRDLYALIEGESGNLTFEAGIRWESTDVTITDLQVGGAGVITNDYDEFLPSASVKIEVGDGRITASAARTLRRPRFDFITPGLLEAEFGDNDFLGNPLLQPETAWGGDLGYEHKIGKTGIVGVNVFYRDVSNLTELATLLDATGAPVEGSEGAGTFIYTPRNTGNGEVYGIEFDASFSLAFLGLPDTGVFGNLAILDSNITDEFGERRFNDQSKYVYNFGAIQNIPEYGAAFGATYRKQGAAFGRVVGEEITTRYGADLEVFIEKRFGDSFTIRAVGSNLLDGTKDEVFNKFATTGDQVSRDFDEYELESERAGPVFQVVARYAF; encoded by the coding sequence ATGCTCCGCACCCAGCTGTTCATCGGCAGCGCGCTTGCCGCACTCGCCACCGCACCTGCCTTCGCCACCGAAACCGCCGATCCGCAGGCTGCCGCCGCCACCACGGCCGCCGTCCAGTCGGGCGGTGCCATTGCCGAGACGGACGAGAGCGAGGACGACAAGGTCCAGTCCGCCAAGGAAATCGTGGTGCAAGGGAGCATCGGCTTCCGCAACCGCTCCGATACTGCCGAACCCGTGCTGGTCTATGATGAGGAATACTTCCAGCGTTTCGAACCGCTAACCGCGGGCGACGCCCTGAAGCGCGTTCCCGGCGTCACCTTCCTCTCCGACGTGATCGAAAGCGACGGCGCACGCCTGCGCGGTCTCGATCCGGGCTACACCCAGGTGCTCATTAACGGCGAGCGCGTCCCCGGCGGGCAGGCCGACCGTTCGTTTTTCCTCGACCGCATCCCGGCCGAACTGATCGAGCAGGTCGAGATCGTCCGCTCCTCCTCCGCCCGCCGCACCGGCGATGCGGTGGCCGGATCGCTCAACATCAAGCTGCGTGACGGCTTCGCGCTCGACGGCGGCTACCTGCGCGCAGGCGGGCTGTTCTTCGACGATGGCGAAGTGAAGCCCTCGGGCGGCTTCTATTATGGCGGCGCGCTGGCAGGCGGCCGCGTGCTGGTGGGGGCCAACATTCAGGGCCGTTACAACCCCAAGGAAAAGTCGAGCCTGCGTTACGGCGACAGCCCCGAGAACAACCCCAACTTCGCCACCGACGGTTTCGACAACCGCGAAGACCAGACCGACGTGCGCGACGGCACCGACTATGCCTTCAACGCGAGCTGGGGGATCGAGACCGACAGCACCGAGTTCGAAATCCTCGGCAATTTCGTGCGCACCGAGCGCACCGAGAGCGAGCGCTCGTTCGAATACAACGATCCCGCCGCGATCAACGGCCCCGTGCGCGCCACGCCTGCGGGCAACCTGTTGACCGACAACGTGAACGTCAATGACATCACCACCGAAAGCTGGGCGCTGGTCGGCAAGCTCGATCAGGATTGGGGCTTTACCGACACCAAGCTGCGCGTCGGCTTCTCGCGCTTTACCGACCTTCAGGACGAGTTCGAATACGAGGTCGATTTCGACCGCACCCTGCCGCGCTTCACCGGCGACCTGATCCTGCAGGACACCACCGACGAGGAATTCTTCGTCAATCTCGAACAGGAATTCGACCTCGGCGAAGACCTCGAATTCGCGATCGGCGGCTTCCTTCAGAACAAGGATCGCGACTTCCTGCTGCAGGAAGTGCGCAGCCGCTTCAACCTGACCGCCGCCAACCGGCAGGGCTACGACCAGTTCAGCCGCACCCCGGCCGAATTCGTCCCCAACCCCTTCCCCGCGCTCGGCATCTCGTCGAACAACACCATCGAAGAAGACCGCCGCGATCTTTACGCCCTGATCGAGGGCGAGAGCGGCAACCTCACCTTCGAGGCCGGGATCCGCTGGGAGAGCACCGACGTCACCATTACCGATCTTCAGGTCGGCGGGGCGGGTGTCATCACCAATGATTACGACGAATTCCTGCCCTCGGCGTCGGTCAAGATCGAGGTCGGCGACGGGCGGATCACCGCCTCGGCCGCGCGCACGCTGCGCCGTCCGCGCTTCGACTTCATCACGCCGGGCCTGCTCGAAGCGGAATTCGGCGACAACGACTTCCTTGGCAACCCGCTGCTCCAGCCCGAAACCGCGTGGGGCGGCGACCTTGGCTATGAGCACAAGATCGGCAAGACCGGGATCGTCGGCGTCAACGTGTTCTACCGCGATGTCAGCAACCTCACCGAACTTGCCACCCTGCTCGATGCCACCGGCGCGCCGGTCGAAGGTTCGGAAGGGGCGGGCACCTTCATCTACACGCCGCGCAACACCGGCAATGGCGAGGTCTACGGGATCGAATTCGACGCCTCGTTCAGCCTCGCCTTCCTCGGCCTGCCGGACACCGGCGTGTTCGGGAACCTCGCGATCCTCGACAGCAACATCACCGACGAATTCGGCGAGCGGCGGTTCAACGACCAGTCGAAATATGTCTACAACTTCGGCGCGATCCAGAACATTCCGGAATATGGCGCGGCTTTCGGGGCGACCTATCGCAAGCAGGGCGCGGCCTTCGGGCGCGTGGTGGGCGAGGAAATCACCACGCGTTATGGCGCCGATCTTGAAGTCTTCATCGAAAAGCGCTTCGGCGACAGCTTCACCATCCGCGCGGTGGGCTCGAACCTGCTGGACGGCACCAAGGATGAGGTGTTCAACAAGTTCGCCACCACCGGCGATCAGGTGAGCCGCGATTTCGACGAATACGAACTCGAAAGCGAGCGCGCCGGGCCGGTGTTCCAGGTGGTAGCGAGGTATGCGTTCTGA